From one Mya arenaria isolate MELC-2E11 chromosome 4, ASM2691426v1 genomic stretch:
- the LOC128230205 gene encoding uncharacterized protein LOC128230205 yields the protein MYGRFKDQQRRASMEVTASETAGKVAKEFLDGLRKKQDPGRAAACLGRTSKDDVMRWVDDHDLDLMHHVIILNIGEAVEYLLKHGYFQAPFEPRTNLYAHLACYLGHRTCLNILLQYRKDDNRPSKKLTYNQNGNGATERRREVTPLEVAAEAGHLSCVKQVLDQCVIKEHPEFAKYPYVALACIPQSQIAVDLILRKDKPKADDIKLAIEVSLKKASAMCLELLLQQKVKTDDMFGKRNFFHMLYSFSNMSQFGTDGYRRLPEVTRILIKYKYDVKRASPPNTYPMYSLIKNSVCIHDYVNTRHYVFCLRMLVEAGADPNFDETQHEKKLNMKGIKSEHGRMSYSSAMHCLLETIECFSEYLESKSLAVRFITQMAECLIQANARLNGEGRLGGRDCDRYGTVLHQFAKSSVKLGVDTDIFKYLLRQGADPNAREKNGKYVINTFIDTLFDSLKELTYREHPPDHTDNVEIMLSLSLFMTRACVMETLKIVKKDYSRSTPQHLKKYYDMAVKSLDERVKEVWPLKRICRVLIWDLCNRDASKVKSLPTDIESRTYILPSI from the exons ATGTATGGCAGATTTAAGGATCAGCAACGGag GGCATCAATGGAGGTCACTGCCTCCGAGACTGCCGGGAAGGTGGCTAAAGAGTTTCTAGACGGCCTCCGGAAGAAGCAGGACCCTGGGCGCGCAGCCGCGTGCCTTGGGCGCACGAGCAAAGATGACGTCATGAGGTGGGTGGATGatcatgaccttgacctgatgCACCACGTGATAATCCTCAACATCGGCGAGGCTGTGGAGTATCTCTTGAAGCATGGATATTTTCAA GCGCCGTTCGAACCTCGGACGAACCTGTACGCACATTTGGCATGTTACCTTGGCCACCGCACGTGCCTCAACATCCTCCTGCAGTACCGGAAAGACGATAACCGTCCCTCAAAGAAACTCACATACAATCAAAACGGAAATGGTGCCACCGAGCGCCGACGAGAG GTGACGCCACTGGAAGTGGCTGCGGAGGCCGGACACTTGAGTTGCGTGAAGCAAGTCCTGGACCAATGCGTCATCAAGGAACATCCAGAGTTCGCAAAGTACCCGTATGTGGCGCTCGCCTGCATACCACAGTCGCAGATCGCTGTTGACCTAATTTTGCGCAAGGACAAACCGAAAGCAGACGACATCAAACTCGCGATTGAAGTATCGCTGAAAAAAGCGAGCGCGATGTGCTTGGAACTTCTGCTCCAGCAGAAAGTTAAAACAGACGACATGTTTGGAAAACGGAACTTCTTCCATATGTTGTACAGTTTTAGCAATATGTCGCAGTTTGGGACAGACGGATATCGGCGGTTACCGGAAGTGACGCGGATTTTGATTAAGTACAAATATGACGTCAAGCGTGCGTCACCACCGAACACATATCCAATGTACAGTCTGATCAAGAATTCAGTTTGTATACATGACTATGTGAACACAAGGCATTACGTCTTTTGTTTGCGCATGCTCGTTGAGGCTGGGGCGGACCCAAATTTTGACGAAACTCAACACGAAAAGAAACTCAACATGAAAGGAATCAAGTCGGAGCACGGTCGTATGTCGTACAGCTCAGCTATGCATTGCTTATTGGAAACAATTGAGTGCTTTTCCGAGTACCTTGAATCGAAATCATTAGCAGTGCGGTTCATTACTCAAATGGCGGAATGTCTGATTCAAGCGAACGCTCGCCTTAATGGGGAGGGGCGATTGGGGGGTCGGGATTGCGATCGATACGGTACAGTGCTACACCAATTCGCCAAATCTAGCGTCAAACTTGGCGTAGATACTGACATTTTTAAGTACCTGTTACGTCAAGGCGCCGATCCAAACGCGCGTGAAAAGAACGGAAAATACGTCATCAATACGTTCATCGATACGTTATTTGATAGTCTGAAGGAATTGACTTACAGAGAGCACCCGCCTGACCACACCGACAATGTGGAAATCATGTTGTCATTGTCGCTGTTCATGACTCGCGCATGCGTGATGGAGACGTTGAAGATAGTGAAGAAAGATTATTCAAGAAGCACGCCCCAACATCTCAAGAAGTATTACGACATGGCGGTGAAATCATTGGACGAACGAGTAAAAGAGGTCTGGCCCCTTAAACGGATATGTAGGGTCCTCATTTGGGATTTGTGTAATAGGGACGCCAGCAAAGTGAAGTCCCTACCAACCGACATTGAATCTAGAACGTACATTCTACCAAGTATATGA